TCGGCGGGGACCAGGCAGGCCCCGTTCAGCAGGGCGGGCCACATCTCCAGGACGGAGGCGTCGAAGGAGAGGGTGGCCGCGTGCAGCACCCGGTCGGTGGGCCGGACGTCGAAGAAGCCGTTGCCGACGGAGAGCCGGACCAGCCCGCGCTGGGGCACGGGCACGGCCTTGGGGCGCCCGGTGGTGCCGGAGGTGAACATGACGTACGCGGGCACGTCGGCCCGGATCCCGGCCCCGACCCCCTCCCCCTTACGGAGTTGCGCCCGGCCGGCGGCCAGGATCCGTTCGTGGTCCCAGGTCGGGGCGATCTCGGGATCCACCGAACCGGCACCGGGCAGCCGCACGACGGCGAGGGCCTCGGCGTCCTCCAGCATGCCGGTCACCCGGGCCGCGGGCAGGGTCGGATCCAGCGGCAGATAGGTGGCTCCGGCGCACACCACGCCCAGCAGCGCGACGCAGGCCTGGGGACCGCGCGAGCCCGCCACCGCGACCACGGCTCCGGGAGTGACCCCCAGGGAGCGCAACCCGGACGCGAACTCCCGCACATGGAGCGCGAGTTCGGCGTAGGTGTAGCGCGTGCCGCCGGGCTCGTCCACGGCGAGGCGCTCCGCGTACCGCCGGGCCCGCTCGAAGAACAGCTCCGCCACCGGCCGTGCGTGGACGTTCTCGTCCGCCCGGCCCGCCGGGTCCACCACTGTCTCGGTCATCGACGCTCCCCCTCTTCCTCGGAGACGGAAACGTATCCTCCGCTCGGTTTCCCGGAAGCGGGCCGACGTCATCCGGCCACCGAAGAGGGTCAACACGGCGCGAATCCACCGGATCAGCGGGACATCTAAGCCAAGTCCCCCGTACGGGCCGCCTCGACGAGCCCGGATTCGTAGGCGGCGATGACCGCTTGCGCACGGTCGCGCACGCCGAGTTTGCCGAAGACGTTCGTGATGTGGTTCTTGACGGTGGACCCGCTGATGTCCATCTCCCCGGCGATCTCCGCGTTGTCGAGGCCGGTGGCCATCAGCCGCCACACCTCGGCCTCCCGGGGCGTGAGGTCGCCGACGGCCGGTACGCGGTCGGTCGGCCGGGGCCGGGTCCGGGCAGGTGCGGTGACGTAGGCGGAGAGCAGCCGGGTGAGCAGGCGTGGGGCGACGGCGGCCTCGCCCGTGTGGACCGTGCGGACCGCGGCGAGCAGTTCCTCGGGGGAGACGTCCTTCGGCAGGAAGCCGGAGGCGCCGGCGCGCAGGGCGGCCACGACGTACTCGTCCAGATCGAAGGTGCTCAGGGCGAGCACCCGGCACCCCGGCAGTTCCGCGGCGATCCGCCCGGTGGCCCCCACCCCGTCGAGGACCGGCATCCGGATGTCCATCACGATGACGTCGGGGTGGTGGCGGTGGGCGAGGGCCACGGCTTCCTCGCCGTCGCCCGCCTCGGCGACCACCCGGATGGCGGGGTCGGGCCCGAGGATCAGGGCCAGACCGCGCCGGACGAGCGGCTGGTCGTCGGCGATCAGCACCCGGATCGGCTCCTGCGCCCCGCCGTTCCCGGCCATGCCCGCATCCGCCCTCGCCTCGGCGTTCATCGACGTGACCGGCCCGTTCATCGGCGTGTTCATCGGCGTACCTCCTCGCGTATCGACGTACCCACGCCCGGGCCCGTGGGCAGGTCGGCCGCCACCCGGAACCCGCCGTCGTCGAGCGCCCCCGCGTCCAGCGTGCCGCCCTGCAGCGCGACGCGTTCGCGCATGCCGGTCAGCCCGTAGCCGGAGCCGGGCCGCCCCGGCCGGGCCGCGCCGTCGTCGCGCACTTCGACGGTGATCCGGTCCGGGTGGTACGCGAGGCGTACGGACGCCCGCGCGTCCCCCGCGTGCTTGCGGGTGTTGGTGAGCCCCTCCTGGACGAGCCGGAACACGGTGAGGCCGACGGTCGGCGGCAGCGGGTACGGCTCGCCCCGGACGCTCAGTTCGGTCGGCAGCCCCGACTGCCGGGACTCGGTGACGAGCCGGTCCAGGTCGTCGGCGCCCGGCTGCGGCGCCTCGGGTCCGGCCGGGCGGGGCGGCGGAC
This is a stretch of genomic DNA from Streptomyces sp. NBC_00536. It encodes these proteins:
- a CDS encoding response regulator, with translation MNAEARADAGMAGNGGAQEPIRVLIADDQPLVRRGLALILGPDPAIRVVAEAGDGEEAVALAHRHHPDVIVMDIRMPVLDGVGATGRIAAELPGCRVLALSTFDLDEYVVAALRAGASGFLPKDVSPEELLAAVRTVHTGEAAVAPRLLTRLLSAYVTAPARTRPRPTDRVPAVGDLTPREAEVWRLMATGLDNAEIAGEMDISGSTVKNHITNVFGKLGVRDRAQAVIAAYESGLVEAARTGDLA